The sequence TTTGGCGATCAACAAGAATTCCAAAAATGGAGAAAATGCATTTAAGCTGATTGAATACATCACCCAGGGAGAATTTGACAAGAAGATGTCCGAACTGTCTATGGGTATTCCTGCAGATTCCAGAAATTCAGAGTGGCCGGCACAGCTTGCCAGTGTGAAGCCTGTTATGGAGAGCTTAAGCGTGCGTTATCCCTGGGCAGCCGGAGCGGAAGCCAATGCTGACTTAACACCGATTATTAAAGAGAACTTTATGAAGCTTTGCGGAGGTTCCATTACAGCGACTGGGTTCGTGGATGCTCTTAAAGCAGCAGGCAAATAATCCGGATCAATAGAATTTTATGGTGGCACCGCTTTGGCGGTGTCACCCTGTAATTAAGGAAAGCCGGGGGAGGTATTTAACGTGAAGAAGAATAAGACAATGATTGCCGTATTTCTAACACCGGCAGTATTAATGTTTGTCCTTGTATTCCTTTATCCCATTTTTAGGACAATTTTAATGAGCTTCTTTAAAATTGAAGGAATCACGGATTCAATGACCAAGTGGCAGTTTACCGGATTGGCCAATTACAGTAAGCTTGCGTCGACCAGCTTATTCCGCATTTCCATGTGGAATCTGTTCCGCATCTGGTTAATAGGCGGACTGGTTGTTATGTCTCTCGCTCTTTTGTTTGCAGTGATCCTCACCAGCGGGATACGCTTTAAAAGCTTTTTCAGGGCAATGATCTATCTTCCCAACGTAGTCAGTGCGGTCGCCCTTGCGACCATGTGGCTTCAGTATGTATACAGCCCTAAGTTCGGTCTCCTTAAAAATGTATTTTCCGCCATGGGGCTTAAATACTTATCCAAAGTCCAGTGGCTTGATAATGATCATAAATTCATGGCCCTGCTGGTTGCCTACTGTTTTGGCATGGTAGGATATCACATGCTGATATTTGCAAGCGGGATCGAGCGGATCGGAGAGGACTACTATGAGGCAGCCACTCTGGATGGAGCAAATAAGGTAAACCAGTTCCGCTATATCACCCTTCCTCTGTTAAAGGGGGTATTTAAAACCAATATCACCATGTGGAGCGTTACATCGGTGGGCTTTTTCGTCTGGTCCCAGCTGTTTTCAACGGTTACGGCGGATACCCAGACCATTACTCCCATGGTTTATATGTATATGATGATTTTTGGTGCAGGCAACAGCATGACCGAGCGGAATGCAGGCCTGGGTGCGGCAATCGGTGTCCTTTTAAGCATCTGTGTGGTTGCGGTATTCCTGCTATGCAATAAACTGATAAAAGAGGATGATCTGGAATTCTAAGGAGGGGGATCTATGGCTAAAAAGAAAGGGTTTATGGAGCCATTTAACTGGAAAAGAGAGCTTAAGCTTTTTCCGGGATATCTGCTCCTTAGTGTTTGGATATTATTTACCATTGTATTGCTGGGCTGGGTGGTAGCCGCCAGCTTTTCTACGACAAAGGCCATCTTTTCAGGCCATGTTTTGTCCCAGGGAATTCATTTTGAAAACTATGCAAAGGCCTGGACTAATTCCAATGTGTCCGCTATTTTCTTTAATTCCCTGATGTATTCCGTTATTTCATGTACGCTTCTTGTTTTGATCTGTGCGCCTGCCGCGTATGTATTGTCCCGCTTTCGCTTTGCAGGGAATAAGATGATCCAGACCAGCCTTGTGTCTGCCATGGGGGTGCCTGTGGTCATGATCGTTCTTCCCCTGTTCAGCCTGATCGCCGGTATGAACGTGTTAAACAACTACATTGCAAACAAAGCGGTGCTGATATTTCTTTATGTGGGGATCAATGTTCCTTATACAACAATTTTTCTTCTCACATTTTTTGCCAATATCTCCAGAGCCTACGAGGAAGCGGCGGCTATTGACGGCTGTCCGCCCATGAGGGCTTTCTGGCTGATCATGTTTCCCATGGCTCAGTCCGGGATCATAACGGTTACTATTTTTAATTTTATTAATATATGGAATGAGTATTTCATTTCCCTGATTTTTGCCAACTCCGACAGGGTACGGCCGGTTGCGGTAGGGCTATATTCCATGATCAATTCTATGAAATATACAGGAGACTGGTCTGGAATGTTCGCATCCGTTATCATCGTATTTCTTCCTACCTTTATTCTTTATATCTTTTTGTCGGAGAAGATCATTGCCGGCATTACCGGAGGCGGAGTCAAAGGTTAATGGCTTTGCTGGATAAAATGATAAAAAACCTCCTGCTTTACGCGGACTGTACAATAATTCGTTTAAATAGAAGAATTATTTTTTGCAGCCAAGGAAAGGCAGGAGGTTTTTCGTTGTTATTTATCTATGACCGGAATCGGCGTTTCGTCCCTTTCATCTAAGTGGCTCAGATAGTACTTTGTATCCTTTGCCACAACGCCCGATAAAAGCAGAACAGCCACAAGATTGGGAATCGCCATCAGTGCGTTTAGGATGTCTGAAATCGTCCATACCAAATCCAGAGACAGTACAGGACCGACAACTACGATTGATACGAAGATGATTTTATAGGGCAGCATCCCCTTGGTGCCGAATAAGTACTCGCAGCATCGTTCCCCGTAATAAGACCAGCCTAGAATGGTGGAATAAGCAAAAGTAATGATTCCAACTACCAGAATCACCGGCCCAAGCACAGGAATCTGACTGAAAGCAGCGGTGGTCATCTGTCCGCCGTTTTGTATCATATCCATGTTGATGTCCGGGTTTTTCATTATGGTCGAAACAAGGACCAGACCAGTCATAAGGCAGACAACAACCGTATCCCAGAAGGTTCCGGTTGAGGAAACCAGCGCCTGACGCACCGGATTACGTGTCTGCGCAGCCGAAGCTACTAACGGTGCGGAACCCATACCGGACTCATTGGAAAATAAGCCGCGGGCAATGCCGTACTGCATGGCAAGCATAATACCCCGGCCAACCAGCCCGCCTGCAACCGCACCGGGTTTAAAGGCCAGGGTCACAATCGCCTTAAGTGCAGGAAGGATGAAATCAGCATTGATACTAAGAATGATCAGACAGCCTGCCACATAGAAAGCCGCCATAAATGGTACAAGCTTCTCGCACACCGTTGCGATGGACTTGATGCCGCCGATAATAACCACAGCAGTAATAACACCGAAGACAAGGCCGATTGCAATGCGCGGGATCGGCAGCGGTACGTTGTTTTCGATAATCTCAGCGATGGCATTGATCTGAGTCCCGCTTCCAATGCCAAAGGAAGCAAACAGGGCGAATAGTGCAAAGAGTACGCCAAGCCACTTTAAGCCCAATGCACGCTCCAGTGCATACATGGCACCTCCCTGCATTCGTCCATCCTTCGTCTGCACACGATATTTAACTGCAATCAGGGATTCAGAATATTTGGTAGCAATGCCGAATACGCCGGTGAGCCAGCACCAGAGAACAGCACCCGGGCCGCCTAAGAACACCGCCGTGCCAACTCCCACAATATTGCCGGTACCGATGGTAGAAGCAAGGGCAGTAGTCAGCGCCTGAAACTGGCTGACCTCACCTGGTGAATCAGGGTCTTTTGTTACAGACAGCTTAATGGCTGTAAAGGTTTTTCGCTGGATAAAGCCTGTACGCACGGTCAAAAATAAGTGAGTGCCAAACAGCAGTACAATCATGGGTAACCCCCAAATTGCTGAGTCCAGCTTGTTGAAAAATTCATTAATTGCTTGCATTGGTTTTCTACTTCCCTTCCTTCATGTTTTTTGATAAAAAAAGAGCGGGATATACTCCCGCTCACAAAAAAACAGAGATCACGCGATATTCCAAAAAGAAAGGGAAAAATCGCCTCTGTCCTTTTGCCTGAGAGTTTCGCGCCTAAGCGCTTGCCCCTTCGGCCCCTGCATAGCTGCAGATGTCTCCAGAGTGCCATCCGTCCACGGTCTGCGCTGGGCGCATTCCACAGATTTCATTTGGCGAACATTTTAAGAATAGCGTCATTATACATTATGGATTAAATTTTTGCAAGAACTTTATCCATGGATGCATTGGAATAGAATTCCCTTGACAGCCGTTTTTAAATACGATAAAATATACATGCACTAGAAACAACTTACAATTGAATAACAAATGAAAAGTACGTAATATCCCTTATTCAGAGTGATGGAGATACAAAGGATCTGTGAAGTCACGGCAACCCCGACCGAAAATGATGGCCTTGGCCAGAAATGAGCGGCTGGAAGGTGCCAACCTGAGCGAGAAATCGAGCAATAAGAGGATTTGATACATTGTTGAATCAAGTCCGCATTGCTGCGGACTTTTCTTTTTGTTATTCCCCCATGTGATATCAAGGAGGAAATGACAACATGGAAAAATTATTATTTACATCCGAGTCCGTTACAGAAGGACATCCGGATAAAATGTGTGACCAGATCTCTGATGCGATTTTAGACGAGATGTTAAAGCAGGATCCCATGAGCCGTGTGGCTTGTGAAAGCTGCTGTACCACAGGTCTTGTTATGGTTATGGGAGAAATAACGACCCATGCATACGTAGACATACAGAAAGTGGTACGGGAGACCGTAAGGGAAATCGGCTATGACCGTGCAAAATACGGGTTTGACTGCGATACCTGCGGCGTGATCGTAGCTCTGGACGAGCAGTCTGCTGATATTGCCTTAGGCGTTGACCGGGCCCTGGAAGCAAAGGAACATAAGATGTCTGATGAAGAGATCGACGCCATCGGAGCAGGAGACCAGGGGATGATGTTTGGCTTTGCCAGCAATGAAACCGAGGAGTATATGCCATACCCCATCGCCCTTGCTCACAAGCTGGCCCTTCGGCTTACCAAGGTACGCAAGGATGGAACCCTTACTTACCTCCGTCCTGACGGAAAGACCCAGGTAACCGTAGAATATGATGAGAACGGCAATCCTCTCCGCTTGGATGCGGTGGTTTTATCCACTCAGCATGATGAGAACGTGAGCCAGGAGCAGATTCACACGGATATTAAAAAGTATGTATTTGATGAAGTTCTGCCTGCAGAGCTGGTGGATGAGAAGACTAATTTCTTCATTAATCCTACCGGACGCTTTGTAATCGGCGGACCTCACGGAGACAGCGGCCTGACCGGACGTAAGATTATCGTAGATACCTACGGCGGCTATGCACGTCACGGCGGCGGAGCATTCTCCGGAAAGGACTGCACCAAGGTAGACCGTTCCGCTGCTTATGCGGCACGTTATGTTGCAAAGAACATCGTAGCAGCAGGGCTGGCTGACAAGTGTGAGATCCAGCTTTCCTATGCCATCGGTGTGGCACATCCTACTTCCGTTATGGTAGATACTTTTGGAACCGGAAAATTAAGCAATGAAAAGCTTGTGGAGATCATCAGGGAAAACTTTGACCTGCGTCCCGCAGGAATTATTAAGATGCTGGATTTACGCCGCCCGATCTACAAACAGACGGCAGCTTACGGACATTTTGGTAGAAATGACTTAGACCTGCCATGGGAGAAGCTTGATAAAGTTTCACTTTTAAAGAACTATTTATAATCTTCATATATAAGGAAGATGCCGCAAAATCAGCTGGTTTACAGCTGACTAGCGGCATCTTTTTTCAATTGATATATACAGTAAGACTGATTCTCAGGGCATTGTTTTCGCTGAATGCAGGGAGTCTGAGGAAACAATGGGACAGGGGATTCATGCTTTTTAAGGTTTGGCACTAAAACTAGCGCCAAATCCTTGTTTCTTCCAGTTGAAATCTGAAGTTGACATTGATTATAATAAGGCTATCGAAAGGAATTGATTGGCCAATCATACCTGACACGGATCATGCAGCAAATACTATATAATTAAGTGAGGGTATGTAATATGAAAGAGAAGGTACAAGTATTTGGCCGCTTTTTAAGCGGTATGGTAATGCCGAACATCGGTGCATTTATTGCATGGGGACTGATTACGGCATTGTTTATTCCGACCGGCTGGTATCCAAATGAAGCAATTGGTGCCCTGGTCTCCCCTATGGTTTCCATGCTGCTGCCGCTGCTTATTGCTTATACAGGCGGTTCAGTAGTCTACGGACAACGTGGCGGCGTCATCGGTGCAATCACAGCCATGGGCGTGATTGTTGGCTCCAGTATTCCTATGTTTATGGGGGCAATGATCGTGGGACCTGTCAGTGCCTGGGTGATTAAGAAGTTTGACCGAAAGATCGAGAGCAAGATCCCTGCCGGATTTGAGATGCTGGTAAATAACTTTTCCCTCGGCATCATCGGTGCCATCCTGACGGCGATCGCCTTAAAGGGAGTTGCTCCTTTTGTTGAGGTGATGAACCGGGTGATGGAGTCCGGAGTTGGTTTCTTTGTGGATCACAGGCTGCTTCCGCTGGCAAGCGTTTTTATTGAACCTGCCAAGATCTTGTTCCTTAACAATGCCATTAATCATGGAATCCTGTCTCCTATGGGAATCCAGCAGGTGGAGGAAATCGGAAAGTCCATATTCTTTCTTCTTGAGGCGAATCCGGGCCCTGGACTTGGCGTTCTACTGGCTTACTGTCTTGCAGGAAAAGGATCAGCCAAAAGCTCAGCTCCCGGCGCAATTATCATTCACTTTTTAGGCGGAATCCACGAGATCTATTTCCCATACATACTGATGAATCCCCTTTTACTTCTGGCGGTGGTATCAGGCGGAGCCAGTGGAATCTTCGTATTCCAGCTCCTTGGTGTTGGACTGACTTCACCCGCATCTCCTGGAAGCATCCTTGCTGTTCTTGCAATGACACCAAGAGGCGGATACTTTGGAGTATTAGCAGGTGTTACGGTGGCAGCTGTGGTTTCCTTCCTAGTAGCTCTTCCCTTGCTGCGGTTTACCGGAAAAGGCGGGGATTTGGAAGAGTCAACGGAAAAAGTGAAACAAATGAAGCAGGAGTCTAAAGGAAATCAGACCCCAGAAAAGAAAGTTATGCCAGCCGGATCCATTAAAAAAATTGTGTTTGCCTGTGATGCAGGCATGGGCTCCAGCGCTATGGGCGCTACCATATTGAAGAAAAAGCTGGCGGCAGCAGGATTCGGAGATATTGAGGTAGTTCATTCACCCGTATCTTCCATTCCCAAGGATGCTCAGATTGTGGTAACTCATAAAGAACTGAAGGAGCGTGCGTCCCGCAGCAATCCTGAGGCGGAACTGATTTTAATCACTAATTTTATGGCGGCACCGGAATATGATGAGTTGGTGGAAACGTTAAAAAATAAACAAACAGATTTATAAGATGAAATAGACAGCCTTCCTGGTATCCGATTGTGAATCATGGTATAATGTACACGAAAGCAATGAGCAGTGCGAAATAAGACAGATATAAAATTT is a genomic window of Lacrimispora sphenoides containing:
- a CDS encoding carbohydrate ABC transporter permease, with translation MKKNKTMIAVFLTPAVLMFVLVFLYPIFRTILMSFFKIEGITDSMTKWQFTGLANYSKLASTSLFRISMWNLFRIWLIGGLVVMSLALLFAVILTSGIRFKSFFRAMIYLPNVVSAVALATMWLQYVYSPKFGLLKNVFSAMGLKYLSKVQWLDNDHKFMALLVAYCFGMVGYHMLIFASGIERIGEDYYEAATLDGANKVNQFRYITLPLLKGVFKTNITMWSVTSVGFFVWSQLFSTVTADTQTITPMVYMYMMIFGAGNSMTERNAGLGAAIGVLLSICVVAVFLLCNKLIKEDDLEF
- a CDS encoding carbohydrate ABC transporter permease, translated to MAKKKGFMEPFNWKRELKLFPGYLLLSVWILFTIVLLGWVVAASFSTTKAIFSGHVLSQGIHFENYAKAWTNSNVSAIFFNSLMYSVISCTLLVLICAPAAYVLSRFRFAGNKMIQTSLVSAMGVPVVMIVLPLFSLIAGMNVLNNYIANKAVLIFLYVGINVPYTTIFLLTFFANISRAYEEAAAIDGCPPMRAFWLIMFPMAQSGIITVTIFNFINIWNEYFISLIFANSDRVRPVAVGLYSMINSMKYTGDWSGMFASVIIVFLPTFILYIFLSEKIIAGITGGGVKG
- a CDS encoding alanine/glycine:cation symporter family protein: MQAINEFFNKLDSAIWGLPMIVLLFGTHLFLTVRTGFIQRKTFTAIKLSVTKDPDSPGEVSQFQALTTALASTIGTGNIVGVGTAVFLGGPGAVLWCWLTGVFGIATKYSESLIAVKYRVQTKDGRMQGGAMYALERALGLKWLGVLFALFALFASFGIGSGTQINAIAEIIENNVPLPIPRIAIGLVFGVITAVVIIGGIKSIATVCEKLVPFMAAFYVAGCLIILSINADFILPALKAIVTLAFKPGAVAGGLVGRGIMLAMQYGIARGLFSNESGMGSAPLVASAAQTRNPVRQALVSSTGTFWDTVVVCLMTGLVLVSTIMKNPDINMDMIQNGGQMTTAAFSQIPVLGPVILVVGIITFAYSTILGWSYYGERCCEYLFGTKGMLPYKIIFVSIVVVGPVLSLDLVWTISDILNALMAIPNLVAVLLLSGVVAKDTKYYLSHLDERDETPIPVIDK
- the metK gene encoding methionine adenosyltransferase, with translation MEKLLFTSESVTEGHPDKMCDQISDAILDEMLKQDPMSRVACESCCTTGLVMVMGEITTHAYVDIQKVVRETVREIGYDRAKYGFDCDTCGVIVALDEQSADIALGVDRALEAKEHKMSDEEIDAIGAGDQGMMFGFASNETEEYMPYPIALAHKLALRLTKVRKDGTLTYLRPDGKTQVTVEYDENGNPLRLDAVVLSTQHDENVSQEQIHTDIKKYVFDEVLPAELVDEKTNFFINPTGRFVIGGPHGDSGLTGRKIIVDTYGGYARHGGGAFSGKDCTKVDRSAAYAARYVAKNIVAAGLADKCEIQLSYAIGVAHPTSVMVDTFGTGKLSNEKLVEIIRENFDLRPAGIIKMLDLRRPIYKQTAAYGHFGRNDLDLPWEKLDKVSLLKNYL
- a CDS encoding PTS mannitol transporter subunit IICB: MKEKVQVFGRFLSGMVMPNIGAFIAWGLITALFIPTGWYPNEAIGALVSPMVSMLLPLLIAYTGGSVVYGQRGGVIGAITAMGVIVGSSIPMFMGAMIVGPVSAWVIKKFDRKIESKIPAGFEMLVNNFSLGIIGAILTAIALKGVAPFVEVMNRVMESGVGFFVDHRLLPLASVFIEPAKILFLNNAINHGILSPMGIQQVEEIGKSIFFLLEANPGPGLGVLLAYCLAGKGSAKSSAPGAIIIHFLGGIHEIYFPYILMNPLLLLAVVSGGASGIFVFQLLGVGLTSPASPGSILAVLAMTPRGGYFGVLAGVTVAAVVSFLVALPLLRFTGKGGDLEESTEKVKQMKQESKGNQTPEKKVMPAGSIKKIVFACDAGMGSSAMGATILKKKLAAAGFGDIEVVHSPVSSIPKDAQIVVTHKELKERASRSNPEAELILITNFMAAPEYDELVETLKNKQTDL